In one window of Archocentrus centrarchus isolate MPI-CPG fArcCen1 chromosome 11, fArcCen1, whole genome shotgun sequence DNA:
- the zdhhc3b gene encoding palmitoyltransferase ZDHHC3 encodes MKSPAHRTRDIERQAGYLNREHCTPPPPRTGSDTMWFIRDSCGIACGIITWLLVFYAEFVVVFVMLLPAKNVAYSLFNGVLFNGLAFLALASHAKAMCTDPGAVPKGNATKEFIESLQLKPGQVVYKCPKCCSIKPDRAHHCSVCKRCIKKMDHHCPWVNNCVGENNQKYFVLFTMYIALISFHALIMAAFHFVFCFEEDWAKCSSFSPPATVILLILLCFEGLLFLIFTAVMFGTQVHSICTDETGIEQLKKEERKWAKKSKWMNMKVVFGHPFSITWLSPFATPDHGKADVYQYIV; translated from the exons ATGAAGAGCCCGGCGCACCGCACGAGGGACATCGAGCGGCAAGCTGGCTACCTGAACCGCGAGCACTGCACCCCTCCTCCGCCCCGCACCGGCTCCGACACCATGTGGTTCATCCGCGACAGCTGCGGCATCGCGTGTGGCATCATCACCTGGCTTCTGGTCTTCTACGCCGAGTTTGTAGTGGTGTTCGTCATGCTGCTGCCTGCCAAGAACGTGGCCTACAGCCTCTTCAACGGGGTGCTGTTCAACGGCCTCGCCTTCCTCGCCCTCGCTTCTCATGCCAAGGCGATGTGCACAGACCCG GGTGCTGTGCCTAAAGGAAACGCAACCAAAGAGTTCATTGAAAGTCTGCAGCTCAAACCAGGACAGGTGGTGTACAAATGCCCCAAATGCTGCAGCATCAAGCCAGACAGGGCTCACCACTGCAG TGTGTGTAAGCGCTGCATCAAAAAGATGGACCATCACTGTCCCTGGGTGAATAACTGTGTCGGAGAAAACAACCAGAAATACTTTGTCCTCTTCACA atgTACATTGCACTAATCTCCTTCCATGCGTTAATCATGGCAGCCTtccattttgttttctgctttgaAGAAGACTGGGCCA AGTGCAGCAGCTTCTCTCCACCAGCAACCGtgatcctcctcatcctcctctgctTTGAGGGTCTCCTCTTTCTGATCTTCACCGCAGTCATGTTTGGGACTCAGGTCCACTCCATCTGCACTGATGAAACG GGCATTGAGCAGCTGaagaaggaggagaggaaaTGGGCCAAAAAGTCTAAGTGGATGAACATGAAGGTGGTGTTTGGCCACCCGTTCTCTATAACCTGGCTGAGCCCCTTTGCAACACCTGATCATGGGAAAGCAGACGTGTACCAGTATATAGTGTGA